The following are encoded together in the Anaerolineae bacterium genome:
- a CDS encoding alpha/beta hydrolase, with the protein MGLIIILGIVLYISLVAFFFFIQERLIYFPTRRITATPADIGLAYEAVWLETTDGVKLSGWFIPAEEARGVVLFLHGNAGNISHRLDSLEIFHRLGLSVLIIDYRGYGQSEGQPSEQGTYLDAEAAWHYLVKERQIPPGQIILFGRSLGGAVAARLAQQNNPGALILESTFTSVPDVAAKYYPFLPVRLLARFKYNTLARLPQINCPVLVVHSPDDDIIPYSHGKQLLAAAPEPKEFLALKGGHNEGIFISGKQYEAGLDAFISKYLGQ; encoded by the coding sequence ATGGGCTTAATTATTATTTTGGGTATTGTTTTGTATATCAGCCTGGTCGCCTTTTTCTTTTTTATCCAGGAGCGTTTGATCTATTTCCCTACCCGCAGAATTACGGCCACTCCGGCTGACATTGGGTTGGCCTACGAAGCCGTGTGGTTAGAGACAACAGACGGGGTAAAACTCTCCGGCTGGTTCATCCCGGCTGAAGAGGCCAGAGGGGTAGTTTTATTCTTGCACGGGAATGCGGGCAATATTTCTCACCGTCTGGATTCGCTTGAAATTTTCCATCGCCTGGGTTTGAGCGTTCTGATCATTGATTACCGGGGTTACGGCCAAAGTGAGGGCCAACCTTCGGAACAGGGCACTTATCTGGATGCCGAGGCGGCCTGGCATTATCTGGTTAAAGAACGACAAATTCCCCCCGGCCAGATCATCCTCTTTGGCCGGTCATTGGGCGGGGCGGTGGCTGCGCGGCTGGCCCAACAAAATAATCCCGGCGCGCTGATTTTGGAATCAACCTTTACCTCGGTGCCGGATGTGGCGGCCAAGTATTATCCCTTTTTGCCGGTCCGGCTGCTGGCCCGTTTTAAATACAATACCCTGGCGCGTCTGCCCCAAATAAATTGCCCGGTGCTGGTGGTGCACAGCCCAGACGACGACATCATTCCCTACAGTCATGGAAAGCAGTTATTGGCCGCTGCGCCGGAGCCAAAGGAATTTTTGGCCCTCAAGGGTGGGCACAATGAAGGGATTTTCATTTCGGGCAAACAGTACGAGGCAGGCCTGGATGCTTTTATAAGCAAATACCTTGGGCAATAA
- a CDS encoding inositol monophosphatase family protein, producing MADTLRDYLDFAVEMAWQAGQLTLGYFQTGLRPDFKADESPVTVADRQAEQLIRRRIEERYPHHVVIGEEFGGEELLMEAAGASHRWIIDPIDGTRSFVRGVPLYAILIALEIEGQSQVGVAHFPALNEMIAAATGEGCWWNGRRAQVSQVKHLKEALVVHYDAAAFAKHGRAGAWQRLQQLAGYRAGWCDAYGYLLVATGRAELMLDPVMNVWDCGALLPIVQEAGGHFGDWQGNPTIYGHEALATTHTLLPEVLRVING from the coding sequence ATGGCTGACACCTTACGCGATTATCTTGATTTTGCCGTTGAAATGGCATGGCAGGCCGGACAACTTACCCTGGGCTATTTTCAAACCGGTCTCCGGCCCGACTTCAAAGCCGACGAGTCTCCGGTAACGGTAGCCGACCGCCAGGCCGAACAACTTATCCGTAGGCGTATTGAAGAACGCTACCCCCATCACGTTGTCATTGGGGAGGAATTTGGCGGCGAAGAACTATTGATGGAAGCAGCAGGCGCTTCTCACCGTTGGATTATTGATCCCATAGACGGCACGCGCTCTTTTGTGCGGGGAGTGCCGCTTTATGCTATTCTCATCGCTCTGGAAATTGAAGGCCAAAGCCAGGTGGGCGTGGCCCATTTCCCGGCCCTGAACGAAATGATTGCGGCGGCCACCGGAGAAGGTTGTTGGTGGAATGGCCGGCGCGCTCAAGTTTCTCAAGTGAAACATTTAAAAGAAGCCCTGGTGGTTCATTATGATGCGGCGGCCTTTGCCAAACATGGCCGGGCTGGAGCCTGGCAGCGGTTACAGCAGTTGGCCGGTTATCGGGCCGGTTGGTGTGATGCTTATGGTTACTTATTGGTTGCTACCGGCCGGGCCGAGCTGATGCTTGACCCGGTAATGAATGTTTGGGATTGCGGGGCGTTGTTACCCATTGTGCAAGAAGCGGGGGGGCATTTTGGCGATTGGCAGGGGAATCCCACCATTTACGGCCATGAAGCCCTGGCTACCACCCACACGCTTCTGCCGGAAGTTTTGCGGGTGATAAATGGTTAA
- a CDS encoding 3-oxoacid CoA-transferase subunit B, with amino-acid sequence MKTVPQLTAAEAAALVPHGATIMVGGFGMTGNPVHILHALAEREVKNFTIISNNVGEPGLGGGRLLRQGQISKAIGSFFTSNPEALQAVHAKQMVVELIPQGTLAEAIRAGGAGIGGFYTPTAAGTILTEQHEKKIINGVEHVFVPALRADVALIRAYRADTAGNLVYRLTERNFNVAMATAADMVIAEAEEIVPVGALSPDEIVTPGLYVDYLVQAHTTLADLGSSAAVSSNNKDTDPARLNMAQRAFAELKRGDVVNLGIGIPTLVADFISPQDGIILHTENGMLGVGPTPESGGAMEYPVNAGKQPVTALPGASYFDSAASFAMIRGGHIDVAIMGALQVDQMANLANWAVPGKPLLGVGGAMDLASGAKRLIITMTHTSRQNEPKIVPQVTLPLTAVGAVDLIITELAVFEFIEGQLTLIELMPGASLEQVRALTSASFVERL; translated from the coding sequence ATGAAAACTGTACCCCAACTGACCGCAGCAGAAGCAGCCGCCCTGGTGCCCCATGGGGCCACGATAATGGTTGGTGGTTTTGGCATGACGGGCAATCCGGTGCATATTTTACATGCCCTGGCCGAACGTGAGGTTAAGAATTTTACCATTATTTCCAACAATGTCGGCGAGCCGGGACTGGGCGGCGGGCGTTTGTTGCGTCAGGGACAAATCAGCAAGGCCATTGGCTCTTTTTTCACTTCTAACCCGGAAGCCTTACAAGCGGTGCATGCTAAACAAATGGTGGTCGAGTTGATCCCCCAGGGCACACTGGCTGAAGCCATCCGCGCCGGCGGGGCCGGCATTGGCGGTTTTTATACACCCACGGCCGCCGGCACCATTTTAACCGAACAACACGAAAAGAAAATCATCAATGGAGTGGAACACGTTTTTGTTCCGGCTTTGCGGGCGGATGTAGCCCTGATTCGAGCCTATCGCGCGGATACCGCCGGCAATTTGGTATATCGGTTGACCGAACGCAACTTTAACGTGGCTATGGCCACTGCCGCCGACATGGTGATTGCCGAAGCGGAAGAGATTGTGCCGGTTGGGGCGCTGTCGCCCGACGAGATTGTTACTCCCGGCCTTTATGTGGATTATTTGGTCCAGGCTCACACCACTCTGGCAGATTTGGGCAGTTCTGCCGCGGTGAGCAGTAACAACAAAGATACCGACCCGGCCCGCTTGAATATGGCCCAACGCGCCTTTGCCGAGTTAAAGCGCGGCGATGTGGTCAACCTGGGCATCGGCATCCCTACCCTGGTAGCCGATTTTATTTCTCCCCAAGATGGAATTATTTTGCATACCGAGAACGGCATGCTGGGGGTTGGCCCCACGCCTGAAAGCGGCGGGGCAATGGAATATCCGGTTAATGCGGGCAAGCAGCCGGTTACGGCTTTGCCCGGCGCTTCTTATTTTGATAGCGCCGCCTCGTTTGCTATGATTCGGGGGGGGCACATAGATGTAGCCATTATGGGGGCGCTGCAAGTTGACCAGATGGCCAACCTGGCCAACTGGGCTGTGCCGGGCAAACCTCTCCTGGGCGTAGGGGGGGCGATGGACCTGGCTTCCGGGGCCAAACGATTGATTATTACCATGACCCATACCAGCCGCCAGAATGAACCCAAAATTGTGCCCCAGGTCACCTTGCCGTTAACGGCTGTGGGGGCGGTTGATCTCATCATCACCGAACTGGCCGTTTTTGAATTTATAGAAGGTCAGCTCACCCTGATAGAATTAATGCCCGGCGCCAGCCTGGAGCAAGTCCGTGCCCTGACCAGCGCAAGCTTTGTAGAACGGTTATAA
- a CDS encoding tetratricopeptide repeat protein yields the protein MAGDQKKFQAAMAQAEQFSAQKNWAEASKAYRFALAEFPNNEAAVLGFGLASLSAGQTDIARKAFQHALKINPTNQQALSYIADLQERTGQLDAAAETYLRVGNIAASKNNLDTAIDFWQRATKLVPDQTDAQAKLAEGLAQQGHPRRAAREWLRLAAIFQRRNDRNQAVQQIEKAEQLLPDDPGITAAYEALQNNTPIRPDEISETPPPPPPAPMMDLPDENLYEDEDFFGEDPFAIEETESRPTRTGGLVKTAQQNALAELANVVFEDANNPNTMLIMQAIDLQGRKQLAEAAQNCQQALKGGLARPALYFNLGLLYKELEQLEAAAKMLKQAAQDRQYNLSSQFALGEVYHAANKLDSALKYFIEVVKTVDLQTLSGDQAQHLNQYYKTLADKYLAAGDVNKINDFITTLKTFFAHPEWEKKAYLARQRMQNVTENGVMSLAEYLESPETEVTITAMALTTEHLKRNMVMTASEECLLAIQKAPFYLPLHIRLADILLKQEKTDQAISKYLYVAKVYEMRNLPDQVSNIYQKILRLAPMDVTVRSKLIDLYISLNNVEQALDQYLILADSYYQLAQVDRALEKYSEASRLAASAQNADTWRIEILKRMGDIYNQRFDWARATAAYEELVKIKPNDERTQRELVDLYYKQNKINQAIAGLDNLLSMYQRQNPPKALELLRELVSVHPDDMSLRQRLAVAYAQNGMNREAIAEYDALGEMQLEHGLRDQAVQTIQAILKLGPDDAEGYHRLLSQISGGTI from the coding sequence GTGGCTGGTGATCAAAAAAAATTTCAAGCAGCAATGGCCCAGGCCGAACAATTTAGCGCCCAAAAAAATTGGGCAGAAGCGAGCAAGGCCTATCGGTTTGCCCTGGCCGAATTTCCCAACAATGAGGCCGCCGTGCTGGGTTTTGGTCTGGCATCTCTTTCTGCCGGGCAAACCGACATAGCCAGGAAGGCTTTTCAACACGCCCTCAAAATTAACCCTACCAACCAGCAGGCCCTCAGTTACATTGCCGACCTGCAAGAGCGAACCGGACAGTTAGACGCCGCCGCCGAAACCTATCTGCGGGTGGGTAATATTGCTGCCTCTAAAAACAACCTTGACACGGCCATTGACTTTTGGCAACGCGCCACCAAGTTAGTGCCCGATCAAACAGACGCCCAGGCCAAACTGGCCGAGGGGCTGGCCCAACAGGGCCATCCGCGACGGGCGGCGCGCGAGTGGTTAAGGTTGGCAGCCATTTTTCAGCGCCGAAATGATCGTAACCAGGCCGTACAGCAAATTGAAAAGGCCGAACAACTGTTGCCCGACGACCCCGGTATTACCGCCGCCTACGAAGCCCTGCAAAACAACACTCCCATCCGGCCCGACGAAATCAGCGAAACCCCGCCCCCGCCTCCACCCGCCCCAATGATGGATCTGCCCGATGAAAATTTGTATGAGGATGAAGATTTTTTTGGAGAAGATCCCTTTGCCATAGAGGAGACTGAATCACGTCCAACTCGCACGGGCGGCCTGGTTAAAACAGCGCAACAAAACGCTTTGGCCGAGTTGGCAAATGTTGTTTTTGAAGATGCAAACAATCCCAATACCATGCTCATTATGCAGGCCATTGATTTACAAGGTCGCAAACAGTTGGCTGAAGCAGCCCAAAATTGCCAACAAGCGCTTAAAGGGGGATTGGCCCGGCCGGCCTTATACTTTAACCTGGGACTTTTATATAAAGAATTAGAACAATTAGAGGCAGCCGCTAAAATGCTGAAACAGGCGGCCCAGGACCGCCAGTACAATCTGAGTTCTCAGTTTGCCCTGGGCGAAGTTTATCATGCCGCCAACAAACTTGATTCAGCCCTCAAGTACTTTATTGAAGTGGTTAAAACAGTGGACTTGCAAACCCTCAGTGGCGACCAGGCCCAACACCTAAACCAGTATTACAAAACGCTGGCCGACAAATATCTGGCCGCAGGCGATGTCAACAAAATCAATGATTTTATTACCACCCTCAAAACCTTCTTTGCCCACCCTGAATGGGAAAAGAAGGCCTACCTGGCTCGCCAACGTATGCAAAATGTCACTGAAAATGGTGTCATGAGCCTGGCCGAATACCTGGAAAGCCCCGAAACTGAGGTGACAATTACGGCCATGGCCCTGACCACGGAACATCTAAAAAGAAATATGGTCATGACTGCCTCCGAAGAATGTTTGTTGGCCATTCAGAAAGCGCCTTTTTATTTGCCCCTGCATATCCGGCTGGCCGATATTTTGCTCAAACAAGAAAAAACCGACCAGGCGATTTCAAAGTACCTCTACGTGGCCAAGGTCTATGAAATGCGCAACTTACCCGATCAGGTTAGCAATATTTATCAAAAAATATTGCGTTTGGCTCCCATGGACGTAACGGTACGTTCCAAATTAATAGACCTTTATATCTCTCTCAACAATGTAGAACAGGCCCTTGACCAATATCTCATCCTGGCCGACTCTTATTATCAATTGGCCCAGGTGGATAGAGCGCTTGAAAAATATAGTGAAGCTTCACGCCTGGCGGCTTCTGCTCAAAATGCTGATACCTGGCGCATAGAAATTCTCAAACGTATGGGCGACATCTATAACCAGCGTTTTGACTGGGCCAGGGCCACAGCCGCTTATGAAGAGCTGGTAAAAATCAAACCCAACGATGAGCGCACGCAACGAGAATTAGTTGACCTTTATTATAAACAAAACAAAATTAACCAAGCTATTGCCGGCCTGGATAATCTCTTATCCATGTATCAACGCCAAAATCCACCCAAAGCCCTGGAATTACTTAGAGAATTGGTTTCAGTTCATCCCGACGACATGTCGCTACGCCAACGCCTGGCCGTGGCCTACGCCCAGAATGGGATGAATCGGGAGGCAATTGCTGAATACGACGCCCTGGGGGAAATGCAACTAGAACATGGCCTCCGCGACCAGGCCGTCCAAACCATTCAGGCTATCCTCAAATTAGGGCCAGACGATGCCGAGGGTTATCACCGGCTGCTCTCTCAAATTAGTGGAGGGACTATCTAA
- the cdaA gene encoding diadenylate cyclase CdaA: MSNLFYNLSRIDLSSIIDILLVALVFYWILMLIQGTQAEQLLRGILILSVLAIIVASAFNTLTAFSWLIDRALPALLVAIPVVFQPELRRALERVGRTSKIFTSSGQHTRIDQSIEAVSRAVLSMSRLKHGALIVFEHNTGLEDHIETGVRLDALVSSDLLRTIFEPGTTLHDGAVVIRNNKIIAASVILPLSQATSTTKQLLGTRHLAALGISETTDAVVVVVSEETGGISIAHNGQLIRGLDQQGLEQMLQALYMSPAQVSIWRRPLRAILQRLGWTKIESTAQTQSHSE, encoded by the coding sequence GTGTCTAACCTTTTTTATAACCTGTCAAGAATTGATCTTAGCAGTATCATAGACATACTGCTGGTTGCCCTAGTCTTCTACTGGATTTTAATGTTGATCCAGGGCACCCAGGCTGAACAACTTTTAAGAGGTATTTTAATTTTATCGGTGCTGGCCATTATTGTAGCCAGCGCTTTTAATACGCTCACTGCTTTTAGTTGGCTCATTGACCGGGCTTTACCGGCCCTCCTGGTGGCTATCCCCGTAGTTTTTCAGCCGGAACTCCGCCGCGCCCTGGAACGGGTGGGACGCACCAGTAAAATATTCACCTCGTCCGGCCAGCATACCCGCATTGACCAGTCCATTGAGGCGGTCAGTCGAGCCGTCCTGTCAATGTCGCGCTTAAAACATGGCGCGCTGATTGTTTTTGAACATAACACCGGGCTGGAAGATCATATTGAAACCGGCGTGCGGCTCGATGCGCTGGTTAGCTCTGATCTATTGAGAACCATCTTTGAACCCGGCACTACCCTGCACGATGGGGCCGTGGTGATCCGCAACAACAAAATTATCGCAGCCAGCGTTATCCTGCCCCTGAGCCAGGCTACCAGTACCACCAAACAATTGTTAGGCACCCGCCACCTGGCTGCCCTGGGCATTAGCGAAACAACAGATGCGGTGGTGGTTGTTGTTTCTGAAGAAACCGGGGGCATCTCAATTGCCCACAATGGCCAACTGATTCGTGGTTTAGACCAGCAAGGGCTGGAACAAATGTTGCAGGCTTTATATATGTCGCCCGCGCAAGTTTCTATCTGGCGCCGTCCCCTGCGGGCTATCCTGCAACGCCTGGGATGGACCAAAATAGAGTCCACGGCCCAGACGCAGTCACACTCCGAATAA
- the der gene encoding ribosome biogenesis GTPase Der: protein MNQKQTRSAPIPIVALVGRPNVGKSTLFNRLVGQRKAIVEDLAGTTRDRLYGEADWGGRDFMVVDTGGLELGPSLPRQAGETGFQAGVSSRLFLEEIRAQVEIAIAEADVIVFVVDSTSITGSDEDIAKLLRRTEKPVLLAVNKADNKQRREEAVEFYTLGLGDPFPVSALHGTGTGDLLDAIVESLPPAKAADEADDALKIAILGRPNVGKSSLLNKLLGEERVIVSDVPGTTRDAVDTRIAYAGQELILIDTAGIRRRGKIKPGVEKHSLLRTVKTVNRADVCLLLLDAGEMVAAQDAHIASYIIEEAKSVVVLVNKWDTVEKNTYTLKQYTEKIRAELKFLEYVPILFISAKTGQRVHKVLPLALQVYAESLRRIPTGEVNRLLREAVAQNPPKGTHRHRLKFFYATQAGVNPATFVFFVNDTQLVHFSYQRYLENKLREHYGFVGVPLRLIFRNRSEKNLGQPKKKAR from the coding sequence GTGAACCAGAAACAAACCCGTTCCGCCCCAATACCCATCGTGGCCCTGGTGGGCCGGCCCAACGTGGGCAAATCAACCCTGTTCAACCGCCTGGTAGGCCAGCGTAAAGCCATTGTTGAAGACCTGGCCGGCACCACCCGGGACCGGCTCTACGGCGAGGCCGACTGGGGTGGGCGCGATTTTATGGTAGTTGATACCGGCGGTCTTGAACTTGGCCCCTCGTTGCCTCGCCAGGCCGGGGAAACCGGATTTCAGGCCGGCGTTTCCAGCCGCCTCTTTTTAGAAGAGATCCGCGCCCAGGTTGAAATTGCCATTGCTGAAGCCGACGTTATTGTTTTTGTGGTAGATAGCACCAGCATTACCGGCTCCGATGAAGATATTGCCAAACTACTGCGCCGCACCGAAAAGCCGGTGCTGCTGGCCGTTAACAAAGCCGATAATAAACAACGGCGGGAAGAGGCGGTAGAATTTTACACCCTGGGCCTGGGCGATCCTTTTCCTGTTTCGGCCCTGCACGGCACCGGCACCGGCGATCTACTGGACGCAATTGTTGAATCTTTACCCCCGGCAAAAGCGGCAGATGAAGCGGACGACGCGCTTAAAATTGCCATTTTGGGACGGCCCAATGTGGGCAAGTCGTCGCTGCTCAACAAGCTGTTGGGCGAAGAACGGGTGATTGTGTCTGACGTGCCGGGCACCACCCGCGATGCCGTTGATACCCGCATAGCGTACGCCGGCCAGGAGTTGATTTTGATTGACACTGCCGGCATCCGCCGCCGGGGCAAAATAAAACCGGGCGTGGAAAAACACAGCCTGCTCCGCACCGTTAAAACCGTCAACCGGGCCGACGTGTGCCTGCTGCTGCTTGACGCCGGTGAAATGGTGGCCGCGCAAGACGCCCACATTGCCAGTTACATTATTGAAGAAGCCAAAAGTGTGGTGGTGCTGGTGAACAAGTGGGATACCGTGGAAAAAAACACCTATACCCTCAAACAATACACCGAAAAGATTCGGGCCGAGTTGAAATTTTTAGAATACGTACCCATTCTTTTTATTTCGGCCAAAACCGGCCAGCGCGTCCACAAAGTGCTGCCGCTGGCCCTCCAGGTGTATGCCGAAAGTCTGCGCCGCATCCCCACCGGCGAAGTCAATCGCCTGCTACGCGAGGCGGTAGCCCAAAACCCACCCAAAGGCACCCACCGCCATCGTCTGAAATTTTTTTACGCCACCCAGGCCGGGGTCAATCCCGCTACCTTTGTTTTTTTTGTTAACGACACCCAACTGGTTCATTTTAGTTACCAACGTTACCTGGAAAACAAATTGCGTGAACATTACGGGTTTGTGGGTGTCCCCCTGCGCCTGATCTTTAGGAACAGAAGCGAGAAAAACTTGGGGCAGCCTAAAAAAAAGGCGCGGTAG
- a CDS encoding aldo/keto reductase, whose product MEYRYLGRTGMKVSQLCLGAMTFGREADKKTSFRMMDRFVEAGGNFIDTADVYTRGVSEEIVGRWLKGKTRDDFVIATKVRFPMGDGPNDLGLSRKHIMAGIESSLRRLGTDYIDLYQVHCWDPGSPLEETLSTLHTLVQRGKVRYLGASNYNGWQLQKAIDLSKQMDWESFVSLQPLYNLLDRNIEWELVPVSLNEGLGIIPWSPLRGGWLSGKYRRGMAAPPSGTRVEIAEKEGWSESWSAYANERTWSILDVLFAVAEETGKSPAQVALNWLIHRPGVTAPITGARNLKHLEDNLGAAGWALSDDQMARLTEASEMTPAYPYSFIRNAARLRE is encoded by the coding sequence ATGGAATACCGTTATCTTGGCCGAACTGGCATGAAAGTAAGCCAGTTATGCCTGGGCGCAATGACGTTTGGGCGAGAGGCCGACAAAAAGACCAGTTTTCGGATGATGGACCGTTTTGTGGAGGCAGGCGGTAACTTTATTGATACTGCCGACGTGTATACGCGCGGCGTATCTGAAGAGATTGTGGGGCGCTGGCTCAAAGGGAAAACCCGCGATGATTTTGTGATCGCCACCAAGGTTCGTTTTCCAATGGGCGATGGGCCAAACGACCTTGGCTTGAGCCGTAAACATATTATGGCCGGGATAGAAAGTAGCCTGCGTCGCCTGGGTACAGATTACATTGACTTATATCAAGTTCACTGCTGGGACCCTGGCTCGCCGTTGGAAGAAACCTTGAGCACTTTGCATACGCTGGTGCAGCGTGGAAAAGTGCGCTACCTTGGAGCCAGCAACTACAACGGCTGGCAGTTGCAAAAAGCCATTGACCTGAGCAAACAAATGGATTGGGAGTCTTTTGTGTCGTTGCAACCGCTTTATAACTTGCTTGACCGCAATATTGAGTGGGAATTGGTGCCGGTGAGTTTGAATGAGGGTTTGGGCATCATCCCCTGGAGTCCGTTGCGCGGCGGTTGGTTGAGCGGCAAATATCGCCGGGGTATGGCTGCGCCGCCATCTGGCACGCGGGTGGAAATTGCGGAGAAAGAAGGTTGGAGCGAGTCCTGGTCGGCCTATGCCAACGAACGAACCTGGAGCATTTTGGACGTGCTGTTTGCCGTGGCGGAAGAAACCGGCAAATCGCCGGCGCAGGTGGCCTTGAACTGGTTGATCCACCGGCCTGGCGTTACCGCCCCTATTACGGGAGCGCGGAACCTTAAACATCTGGAAGACAACCTGGGCGCAGCCGGCTGGGCGCTGAGTGACGATCAGATGGCGCGCCTCACCGAAGCCAGCGAGATGACCCCGGCGTATCCCTACAGTTTCATCAGAAACGCTGCCAGACTACGGGAATAA
- a CDS encoding nitroreductase family protein has translation MGAKVDAIEVIMTRRSIRHYTPQPVSEELIEKVLRGAMAAPSARNEQSWQFVVINDREILNVIPKYHQFSEMLREVPLAIVVCGDVRRESHRDYWQQNCAAATQNLLLTAHALDLGAVWLGLYPREDRVAKTQALLGLPEGVIPMAIVALGYPAEEKSPSDRFDPAKVHRNRW, from the coding sequence ATGGGGGCTAAGGTGGACGCCATTGAAGTCATTATGACCCGCCGCAGTATTCGTCATTACACCCCTCAGCCCGTTTCAGAAGAATTGATTGAAAAGGTGTTGCGGGGAGCGATGGCCGCGCCCTCGGCTCGTAACGAACAATCCTGGCAATTTGTGGTGATTAACGACCGCGAAATCCTGAACGTTATTCCAAAGTACCACCAGTTTTCCGAGATGTTACGGGAGGTTCCGTTAGCCATTGTTGTTTGCGGTGACGTGCGCCGGGAGTCGCACCGGGATTATTGGCAGCAAAATTGTGCGGCCGCCACACAGAATTTGTTACTGACGGCGCACGCGCTGGATCTTGGCGCCGTATGGTTGGGCCTTTATCCGCGTGAAGATCGCGTGGCCAAAACTCAAGCCCTTCTTGGTTTGCCTGAAGGAGTCATTCCCATGGCCATTGTGGCGCTGGGTTACCCGGCCGAGGAAAAAAGCCCGTCAGATCGCTTTGATCCGGCCAAGGTGCATCGAAACAGGTGGTAA
- a CDS encoding nitroreductase family protein translates to MDALEAIRKRRSVRDYTGDPIPHEVLETIIDAGRLAASGSNKQPWDFIIITDREMIKKLKVAAQWMDKAGAIIAVVLDPSSRWWLEDGSAAVENMLIASTALGYGSCWLEGYTLPLESKFKELLGVPEEKRLLTLVPIGMPVAWPTKEKKSLAEVIHWEKYGG, encoded by the coding sequence ATGGACGCTTTAGAAGCAATCCGCAAACGTAGAAGTGTGCGCGATTATACCGGCGATCCCATCCCCCACGAAGTTTTAGAGACCATTATTGACGCGGGCCGCCTGGCCGCCTCTGGGAGTAACAAGCAGCCGTGGGATTTTATAATAATTACCGACCGGGAGATGATCAAAAAACTCAAGGTAGCCGCCCAGTGGATGGACAAAGCGGGGGCCATCATTGCCGTGGTGCTGGACCCGTCTTCTCGGTGGTGGCTGGAAGATGGTTCGGCGGCGGTGGAGAATATGCTCATTGCCAGCACCGCCCTGGGATACGGCTCCTGTTGGTTGGAAGGTTATACCCTGCCTTTGGAAAGTAAATTCAAAGAGCTTTTGGGCGTGCCGGAAGAAAAAAGGTTGTTAACCCTGGTGCCCATTGGCATGCCCGTAGCATGGCCCACCAAAGAAAAAAAATCCCTGGCGGAAGTCATTCATTGGGAAAAGTATGGGGGCTAA
- a CDS encoding thioredoxin family protein, which produces MAFTLQIGEKAPDFKLPATDGNTYQLSDFDDAKVLVVFFTCNHCPYVLGSDEVTRQTAEKFAAQGVKFVGINANSKHTYPEDDFDHMVSRMAEYKFPWLYLYDESQEVALAYGALRTPHFYVFDKNRKLVYTGRGVDNPRDTGKMTVNDLERALTEHLAGQPVSVPLTNPIGCNVKWEGQDAHWMPAEACDLVL; this is translated from the coding sequence ATGGCTTTTACTTTACAAATTGGCGAAAAAGCGCCAGATTTTAAACTACCGGCCACGGATGGTAACACTTACCAGTTATCAGATTTTGACGACGCCAAAGTGCTGGTCGTCTTTTTCACCTGTAACCATTGTCCTTACGTATTGGGGTCGGATGAGGTGACCCGGCAAACGGCGGAGAAATTTGCGGCGCAGGGAGTCAAATTTGTGGGCATCAATGCCAACAGCAAACACACCTATCCCGAGGATGATTTTGACCACATGGTCTCCCGAATGGCGGAATACAAATTCCCCTGGCTGTACCTGTACGACGAGTCGCAGGAAGTGGCCCTGGCCTATGGCGCGCTGCGCACCCCGCACTTTTACGTGTTTGATAAAAACCGCAAACTGGTTTATACCGGGCGGGGCGTGGACAATCCCCGCGATACCGGCAAAATGACGGTGAATGATTTGGAGCGAGCCTTAACCGAGCATCTGGCCGGCCAGCCGGTGAGCGTTCCGCTCACCAACCCTATTGGCTGCAATGTTAAGTGGGAAGGCCAGGATGCTCACTGGATGCCGGCTGAAGCGTGCGATCTGGTGCTGTAA